Proteins from one Enterobacter bugandensis genomic window:
- a CDS encoding PTS transporter subunit EIIC, whose amino-acid sequence MKRAVNALQNFGKSLYGPVLILPIVGLFIAFGNVLGNGNLAEYLPFLGHPLIQSIGQLIAKSAVSVLVNLALVFAVGIPIGLATRDKGYAALIGLVTFVVFINAMNVTLQLQGELAPAEQMKAAGQSMVLGVQVLEMGVFAGILTGALSGYLYNKYSGVQFNGAMAIYSGHCFVAIVMLPVSMLLGVVMSELWPFAQHGISALALAIKGSGPFGVAIYGFLERILVPTGLHHLVYTPFLYTELGGTQEVCGTAYQGARNIYFAEMACPDVKQLSSTVVWDARGISKMFGLPAAALAMYMTAKPERKAIAKAILIPAALTSLLVGVTEPIEFSFLFVAPLLFVVHAVLTGIGMMLFSLLGVHAIGANGIIDFILYNLPLGTEKSNWPMYIVVGLIMFALYFVVFRFLILRFNMKTPGREDEDQETRLYSKQEYQAKGNNDGLGESIVVGLGGRENIEVVDNCYTRLRVTVKDVAIIDEPRLKATGAKGVIKQGNNVQVVYGLHVKKMREAVETFL is encoded by the coding sequence ATGAAACGAGCCGTGAACGCCCTACAAAATTTCGGAAAATCATTATACGGACCGGTACTTATCTTACCGATTGTCGGTCTGTTTATCGCCTTTGGCAATGTGCTGGGCAACGGTAACCTGGCCGAATACCTGCCGTTCCTTGGTCATCCGCTTATCCAGAGTATCGGCCAGCTGATCGCCAAATCTGCCGTGTCGGTGCTGGTCAACCTGGCGCTGGTGTTTGCCGTCGGGATCCCGATTGGTCTGGCGACGCGCGATAAAGGCTACGCGGCGCTGATTGGGCTGGTGACTTTCGTGGTGTTTATCAACGCCATGAACGTGACGCTGCAGCTGCAGGGCGAGCTTGCCCCTGCTGAGCAGATGAAAGCCGCCGGGCAAAGCATGGTGCTGGGCGTTCAGGTGCTGGAGATGGGCGTTTTCGCCGGGATCCTGACCGGGGCACTCTCCGGTTATCTGTACAACAAATACTCCGGCGTACAGTTTAACGGCGCGATGGCGATTTACTCCGGCCACTGTTTTGTCGCCATTGTCATGTTGCCCGTCTCTATGCTGCTCGGCGTGGTAATGAGCGAACTCTGGCCGTTTGCCCAGCACGGCATTAGCGCCCTGGCACTGGCAATTAAAGGCTCTGGCCCGTTCGGGGTGGCGATCTACGGTTTCCTTGAGCGCATTCTGGTGCCGACCGGCCTGCACCATCTGGTTTATACGCCGTTCCTGTATACCGAACTGGGGGGCACGCAGGAGGTGTGCGGCACGGCTTACCAGGGGGCGCGCAATATCTACTTCGCCGAGATGGCCTGCCCGGACGTGAAGCAGCTCAGCAGCACGGTAGTGTGGGACGCGCGCGGCATCAGCAAGATGTTCGGCCTGCCCGCCGCGGCGCTGGCGATGTACATGACCGCGAAGCCGGAGCGTAAGGCGATTGCGAAAGCCATTCTGATCCCGGCGGCGCTAACCTCGCTGCTGGTCGGCGTGACCGAACCGATTGAATTCTCCTTCCTGTTCGTCGCCCCGCTACTGTTCGTGGTGCATGCGGTCCTGACCGGTATTGGCATGATGCTGTTCTCGCTGCTGGGCGTTCATGCCATCGGCGCCAACGGGATTATCGATTTCATTCTCTACAACCTGCCGCTCGGAACCGAGAAATCCAACTGGCCGATGTACATCGTGGTTGGGCTGATCATGTTTGCCCTCTACTTCGTGGTGTTCCGCTTCCTTATCCTGCGTTTCAACATGAAAACGCCGGGCCGTGAGGATGAAGATCAGGAGACACGCCTCTACAGCAAGCAGGAGTACCAGGCGAAAGGCAATAACGACGGGCTGGGCGAGTCCATCGTGGTGGGCCTGGGCGGCCGGGAAAATATTGAGGTTGTGGATAACTGCTACACCCGCTTACGCGTCACGGTGAAGGATGTCGCCAT